The Candidatus Cybelea sp. genome window below encodes:
- a CDS encoding PQQ-binding-like beta-propeller repeat protein encodes MLQRSSAFAIVFLMTGLPARAVDWPVFGFDPARSSFNSSERALTVGNVHRLRERWQIAFGAGLVADSTPIFLNRVRIGRSHRPMLYQTTTSGVTFGIEALSGRIVWKFATHGPKYTRSTPAADPSGAAIYAPGVDGKVHKLDAATGREVRSAGFPARVSHMPNTEADDAPLNVANGYVYATTSAYNDDDALPYLGHVVGVSLTSGEERVFNSLCSKVHKLPEPHFCRQQRSGIWSRGSAVVDPDSSMNGRIYVSTGNGDFNANTGGHNYGDSVLALAPDLSDLYGSYTPTDYQQLQERDLDIGSTSPTLLPRQPSSTTPLMLAQGGKDGVLRLVDRASLPGVGGELQMLNLPSALFSTPAVWTDASNNAWIFMGFPSVVQAYRLETSASGVSQLVGIWQNAAGSTVLGTSPVVANGIVFVAFNGQIVALNARTGSELWSSATSSSGKTIGSVHWESPIVVNGWVYCSDHNGSLTAYALP; translated from the coding sequence ATGCTCCAGAGATCGAGCGCCTTTGCGATCGTCTTTTTGATGACGGGGCTTCCCGCACGTGCCGTCGATTGGCCCGTTTTTGGGTTCGATCCGGCCCGCAGCAGCTTCAACTCTTCCGAGCGGGCGCTCACGGTCGGCAACGTCCATCGCCTGCGTGAGCGATGGCAGATCGCGTTCGGGGCCGGCTTGGTCGCGGACTCGACGCCGATTTTCCTCAATCGTGTGCGTATCGGGCGCTCCCACCGCCCGATGCTGTATCAGACGACCACAAGCGGCGTTACGTTCGGCATCGAGGCGCTTTCAGGACGAATCGTTTGGAAGTTTGCAACCCACGGGCCGAAGTACACGCGATCCACGCCGGCAGCGGATCCGTCCGGCGCGGCAATCTACGCCCCGGGGGTCGACGGCAAGGTCCACAAACTCGACGCTGCGACGGGTCGCGAGGTTCGATCGGCGGGTTTCCCGGCCCGCGTCTCGCATATGCCGAATACCGAGGCGGACGACGCTCCGCTCAACGTTGCCAATGGTTATGTGTACGCAACGACCTCCGCGTACAACGACGACGACGCCCTGCCGTACCTCGGGCACGTGGTCGGCGTTAGCCTCACGAGCGGCGAAGAGCGAGTCTTCAATTCGCTGTGCAGCAAGGTGCACAAGCTCCCCGAACCCCATTTCTGCCGGCAGCAGCGCTCGGGAATATGGTCGCGCGGCAGCGCCGTCGTCGATCCCGACTCGTCGATGAACGGCCGCATCTACGTCTCGACGGGAAACGGCGACTTCAACGCCAACACCGGCGGCCACAACTACGGCGACTCCGTGCTCGCGCTTGCTCCGGACCTTTCGGACCTGTACGGGAGCTATACGCCGACGGACTACCAGCAGCTACAGGAACGCGATCTGGACATCGGCAGCACCTCGCCGACGCTCTTGCCGCGCCAGCCGTCGAGCACTACGCCGTTAATGCTTGCACAGGGCGGTAAGGATGGCGTGCTGCGGCTGGTCGATCGTGCCTCGCTCCCCGGCGTCGGCGGAGAGTTGCAAATGCTCAATCTGCCGTCTGCGCTGTTTTCCACGCCCGCAGTGTGGACCGATGCCTCGAATAACGCGTGGATCTTTATGGGATTTCCAAGCGTCGTTCAGGCATATCGTCTGGAGACCAGCGCGTCGGGGGTCAGCCAACTCGTGGGCATCTGGCAAAACGCTGCGGGCTCGACGGTACTCGGTACTTCACCGGTGGTCGCCAACGGCATCGTCTTCGTCGCGTTCAACGGCCAGATCGTAGCGCTCAATGCGCGCACCGGGTCCGAGCTCTGGAGCAGCGCGACGTCGAGTTCGGGGAAGACGATCGGCAGCGTCCACTGGGAGAGCCCGATCGTTGTCAACGGCTGGGTCTACTGCTCGGACCACAACGGCAGCTTAACCGCCTACGCGTTACCGTGA
- a CDS encoding GNAT family N-acetyltransferase, translating to MSEFPVEQASVDDVRAIARRQAFDEAGIRFALESAERGAAWVARDVGESVGVAVARDAEGERYVGDLFVEPSYRGRGVGRELLAQALRDCDERARVVLVDPSDSAAVALALRQRLSLRDSLLRLAGAIPKEEELAKMAAGDYRFAVEPLDAAGHAFGLRGLDRLARGTARDADHADFALRAAGNAFFLNGEFVAYTYVWADGRVGPIACASQNYIVQILAHALLTLTRRYNASWCSALVPGSNLRVARAAMRAGLRIVQSFAIATDAPAMDLSAYVAGHTLTL from the coding sequence GTGTCTGAGTTTCCGGTCGAGCAAGCCTCGGTCGACGACGTCCGAGCAATCGCTCGCCGGCAAGCCTTCGACGAGGCGGGCATCCGCTTCGCTCTCGAATCCGCCGAACGGGGCGCGGCGTGGGTCGCGCGGGATGTGGGCGAGAGTGTCGGCGTAGCGGTTGCGCGCGATGCCGAGGGGGAGCGCTACGTGGGGGATCTGTTCGTCGAGCCGTCCTACCGCGGCCGCGGCGTCGGCCGCGAGTTGCTCGCGCAGGCGCTGCGCGATTGCGACGAGCGGGCGCGCGTTGTGCTGGTCGATCCCTCGGATTCGGCGGCGGTAGCGCTTGCGCTGCGGCAGCGGCTTTCACTGCGCGACTCGCTCCTGCGGCTCGCCGGCGCGATTCCGAAGGAAGAAGAGCTGGCGAAGATGGCGGCGGGTGACTATCGCTTCGCCGTCGAGCCGCTCGACGCAGCCGGGCATGCGTTCGGCTTACGCGGATTGGATCGGCTGGCGCGCGGCACGGCGCGCGACGCGGATCACGCCGACTTCGCGCTGCGCGCGGCGGGCAATGCGTTCTTTCTCAACGGCGAGTTCGTCGCCTACACGTACGTTTGGGCAGACGGACGCGTCGGCCCGATCGCCTGCGCCTCGCAGAACTATATCGTTCAGATTCTCGCGCATGCGCTATTGACGCTCACGCGCCGGTATAACGCATCCTGGTGCAGCGCGCTCGTTCCCGGATCGAATCTGCGGGTTGCGCGCGCCGCGATGCGCGCGGGATTGCGGATCGTGCAGAGTTTTGCGATCGCAACCGACGCGCCGGCGATGGATCTCTCGGCGTACGTTGCCGGACATACGCTGACGCTGTAA
- the rdgB gene encoding RdgB/HAM1 family non-canonical purine NTP pyrophosphatase, giving the protein MARGQSLSGMKTYVATHNEGKLRELKAIFGDSRLTLVKPRKYPDVVEDAGSYIGNAILKAQALATVLQERNVAAGVLADDSGLEVDALDGGPGIYSARFGGADITWPQRRATLLSDLRGVPPYRRTARFVCALAFIAPGSGPIAATGVVNGYVLENEFGSGGFGYDPIFLYPPAGCSFAALSEKEKNDVSHRRRAADALLAALQRV; this is encoded by the coding sequence ATGGCACGCGGCCAAAGCCTGAGCGGAATGAAGACCTACGTTGCAACGCACAACGAAGGGAAGCTGCGCGAGCTCAAGGCGATCTTCGGGGACTCGCGGTTGACGCTGGTCAAGCCGCGCAAGTATCCCGACGTCGTCGAGGACGCCGGCAGCTACATCGGCAACGCGATTTTGAAGGCTCAGGCACTCGCGACGGTGCTGCAGGAGCGCAACGTCGCCGCCGGCGTACTCGCCGACGACAGCGGGCTGGAGGTCGATGCGCTCGACGGCGGTCCGGGCATCTACTCGGCGCGCTTCGGCGGAGCGGATATCACCTGGCCGCAGCGTCGCGCAACCCTGCTCTCGGATTTGCGGGGCGTCCCGCCCTATCGCCGTACGGCGCGCTTCGTCTGCGCCCTGGCATTCATCGCACCCGGCAGCGGGCCGATCGCCGCGACAGGTGTCGTCAACGGTTACGTTCTGGAAAATGAGTTTGGCAGCGGAGGCTTTGGCTACGATCCAATCTTTCTTTATCCGCCTGCGGGCTGCAGCTTTGCGGCGCTGAGCGAGAAGGAGAAGAACGACGTCAGCCATCGGCGGCGCGCCGCGGACGCGTTGCTCGCTGCCCTGCAGCGTGTCTAA
- the lepA gene encoding translation elongation factor 4 yields MTLRAEHPHRLDVADNVRNFCIIAHIDHGKTTLSDRLLEITRTVAARNLEEQALDAMDLERERGITIRMHPVTLDYRARNGEDYRLNLIDTPGHVDFSYEVSRSLAACEGALLIIDAAQGIEAQTLANYHLALEHDLTIIPVINKIDLPAADPERVMGEVEELLVIEKSECILASAKNGVGIEEIVEAIVHRIPPPKGHRDRLRALVFNAQFDPYRGVVSYVRVVDGELTAGTRFVSMAHQRIFECTEVGIFTPDMRATKSLEIGSVGYVIANIKSLGEIDVGDTITSASDPAHIPLTGYRKAVPMVYCGLYPNEGEYDGLRDALEKLKLNDAALVYEAENSAALGFGFRCGFLGLLHMEIVQERLERNYGLDLIATSPSVGFRVVRSDGTVVTIDNPSKLPPPTAIRMIEEPYVKATIISPPDYVGAIMDITQSRRGTLDNMEYLHDGRVIVTYEMPLIEVIVDFFDALKSRTKGYASLDYEVIGYREGDLAKLEILLNNEPVDALSFIVARDKAVARGRAMTEKLKELIPRQMFEVPIQAAIGGKVVARETVSAMRKNVLSKCYGGDITRKRKLLEKQKAGKERMKRVGRVELPQEAFMAVLRLGS; encoded by the coding sequence ATGACACTGCGGGCCGAGCACCCACATCGTCTCGACGTTGCGGACAACGTGCGGAACTTCTGCATCATCGCTCACATCGATCACGGCAAGACGACGCTCTCCGATCGTCTGCTCGAAATCACGCGGACGGTAGCCGCGCGGAATCTCGAAGAGCAGGCGCTGGACGCCATGGACCTCGAGCGGGAGCGGGGTATTACGATCCGCATGCACCCGGTGACGCTGGATTATCGCGCCCGCAACGGCGAAGATTACCGGCTCAACCTCATCGATACGCCGGGGCACGTCGACTTTTCATACGAGGTCTCACGGTCGCTGGCCGCCTGTGAAGGCGCGCTGCTGATCATCGACGCGGCGCAGGGCATCGAAGCACAGACGCTCGCGAACTATCATCTCGCGCTCGAGCACGACCTAACGATCATCCCGGTGATCAACAAGATAGATCTGCCGGCGGCCGATCCCGAGCGCGTCATGGGCGAAGTCGAAGAGCTGCTCGTGATCGAGAAGAGCGAGTGCATCTTGGCCAGCGCCAAAAACGGCGTGGGAATCGAAGAGATCGTCGAGGCGATCGTCCATCGAATTCCGCCGCCGAAGGGGCACCGCGACCGCCTGCGCGCGCTGGTCTTCAACGCGCAGTTCGACCCATATCGAGGCGTCGTCAGCTACGTGCGCGTCGTCGACGGCGAGCTCACCGCCGGCACGCGCTTTGTCTCGATGGCACATCAGCGAATCTTCGAGTGTACCGAGGTCGGCATCTTTACGCCCGACATGCGCGCGACCAAGTCGCTCGAGATCGGGAGCGTCGGCTACGTCATCGCGAACATCAAGTCGCTCGGCGAGATCGACGTCGGCGATACGATCACCTCGGCGAGCGATCCCGCGCACATCCCGCTGACGGGTTACCGCAAGGCCGTGCCAATGGTTTACTGCGGCCTCTATCCCAATGAAGGCGAGTACGACGGGCTGCGCGACGCGCTGGAGAAGCTCAAGCTCAACGACGCGGCGCTCGTCTACGAGGCGGAGAACTCGGCGGCGCTGGGCTTCGGCTTTCGCTGCGGCTTCCTGGGGCTGCTGCACATGGAGATCGTCCAGGAACGGCTCGAACGCAACTACGGACTCGATTTGATCGCGACCTCGCCGTCGGTCGGCTTTCGCGTAGTTCGCAGCGACGGAACGGTCGTCACGATCGACAATCCCTCGAAGCTGCCGCCGCCGACGGCGATCCGCATGATCGAGGAGCCCTACGTAAAGGCGACGATCATCTCGCCGCCCGACTACGTTGGCGCGATCATGGATATCACGCAGAGCCGGCGCGGAACGCTCGATAACATGGAGTACCTGCACGACGGGCGCGTCATCGTCACCTACGAGATGCCGCTCATCGAAGTGATCGTCGATTTCTTCGACGCGCTCAAATCGCGGACGAAGGGCTACGCCTCGCTCGACTACGAGGTCATCGGGTATCGCGAAGGCGACCTTGCGAAGCTTGAAATCCTGCTCAACAACGAGCCCGTCGATGCGCTCTCATTTATCGTGGCGCGCGACAAGGCGGTGGCGCGCGGCCGCGCGATGACCGAGAAGCTCAAGGAGCTGATTCCACGGCAGATGTTCGAGGTGCCGATTCAGGCCGCGATCGGCGGAAAGGTCGTCGCGCGCGAGACGGTGAGCGCGATGCGCAAGAACGTCCTTTCGAAGTGCTACGGCGGCGATATTACGCGAAAGCGGAAGCTGCTCGAAAAGCAGAAAGCCGGCAAGGAGCGGATGAAACGCGTGGGAAGGGTCGAGCTGCCGCAGGAGGCGTTCATGGCGGTCCTTCGCCTGGGGAGCTGA
- a CDS encoding YggT family protein → MNLLLCDLAKLLYGAVNVYTILLFVYAIISWFPDLRRGRWVYYLASIIEPVLNPIRRVIPPIGGLDLAFLVLLLILQFVVRRGVFSLEVNACIQIF, encoded by the coding sequence GTGAATTTATTGCTTTGCGACCTTGCGAAGCTGCTGTACGGCGCGGTCAACGTCTACACGATCCTGCTCTTCGTCTATGCGATCATTTCCTGGTTTCCGGATCTGCGCCGAGGGCGCTGGGTCTACTACCTGGCTTCGATCATCGAGCCGGTGCTCAACCCGATCCGTCGCGTGATCCCGCCGATTGGCGGCCTCGACCTGGCGTTCCTCGTGCTGTTGCTGATCCTGCAGTTCGTCGTCAGGCGCGGCGTCTTCTCGCTCGAAGTCAACGCCTGCATCCAAATATTCTGA
- a CDS encoding DUF4446 family protein, producing the protein MMQQFSPLYAALIAFGAALAALVIYHLAIVRPALSRVQALVDVHDELISGGAGRASERLAALESADTSLRSTLESTQGRLAALEALSLSDVSRCGFVRYDAFADAESGLSYALALLNRQGNGVVLTSIYSRADTRTYGKPVEAFKPTIQASAEELEAIERARAAGS; encoded by the coding sequence ATGATGCAGCAGTTCTCACCGTTATATGCCGCCCTAATCGCCTTTGGCGCTGCCTTGGCGGCGCTCGTGATCTATCACCTCGCCATCGTACGCCCCGCGCTAAGCCGAGTGCAGGCGCTGGTCGATGTCCACGACGAGCTCATTTCTGGGGGCGCCGGTCGCGCCTCCGAGCGCCTTGCGGCCCTCGAGAGCGCGGATACGTCGCTTCGCTCCACGCTCGAAAGCACGCAGGGTCGCCTCGCAGCGCTGGAGGCGCTTTCGCTTAGCGACGTTTCACGCTGCGGCTTCGTGCGCTACGACGCCTTTGCCGACGCCGAGTCAGGCCTCTCGTACGCGCTTGCACTGCTCAATCGCCAAGGCAACGGCGTGGTGCTGACGAGCATCTACTCTCGCGCCGACACGCGCACGTACGGTAAACCCGTCGAGGCCTTCAAACCGACGATTCAGGCATCGGCCGAGGAGCTGGAGGCGATCGAGCGGGCTCGCGCAGCGGGCTCGTAG
- a CDS encoding YbhB/YbcL family Raf kinase inhibitor-like protein: protein MVRPLLIAAATLAAATAPIQLHSSDLAAGRAIPKPFMARDCGGTNTSPSLNWSGVPEGTKSFAVIVHDADAAVSGGFYHWVVYNLPAQTRRLETNAKLAPGEVGESSTGRAQYYGPCPPPGPTHHYTITLYALDVSHFAADQPLTGAALERQMEGHVIARGVLQNTASTP from the coding sequence ATGGTTCGCCCCTTGCTCATCGCGGCCGCCACGCTCGCCGCCGCGACGGCGCCAATCCAGCTGCACAGCAGCGACCTAGCCGCCGGGCGCGCCATACCAAAACCGTTCATGGCGCGCGACTGCGGCGGCACCAATACATCGCCCTCGCTAAACTGGAGCGGTGTGCCGGAGGGCACGAAATCCTTTGCGGTGATCGTGCACGACGCCGACGCAGCGGTTTCCGGCGGGTTCTACCATTGGGTCGTTTACAATCTGCCGGCTCAGACCCGTCGCCTCGAGACCAATGCGAAACTTGCCCCCGGCGAAGTGGGCGAAAGCTCGACTGGACGCGCGCAGTATTACGGCCCATGCCCGCCTCCCGGGCCGACGCATCACTATACGATCACCCTGTACGCGCTCGACGTCTCGCATTTTGCCGCCGACCAGCCCTTGACGGGCGCCGCGCTCGAACGGCAGATGGAAGGACACGTCATCGCGCGAGGCGTTCTCCAAAACACCGCATCGACTCCCTAA
- a CDS encoding CDGSH iron-sulfur domain-containing protein: MNDVTIKVRESGPYLVRGTITLTDADGNPYTVSGENVALCRCGGSQTKPFCDGSHRENGFSAGERAAVEPGVEPSTA; the protein is encoded by the coding sequence ATGAACGACGTTACGATCAAAGTTCGCGAGAGCGGCCCATATCTCGTTAGAGGAACGATCACGCTCACCGACGCCGACGGAAACCCCTACACCGTTTCGGGTGAGAATGTTGCGCTCTGCCGCTGCGGCGGCTCGCAAACCAAGCCCTTTTGCGACGGCTCCCACCGCGAAAACGGCTTTTCGGCCGGCGAGCGGGCTGCGGTCGAGCCGGGCGTCGAGCCGAGTACGGCGTAA
- a CDS encoding homogentisate 1,2-dioxygenase, with protein sequence MPSYLREGRVPHKRHIQFRRPDGGLYAEELFSTKGFESVYSLLYHLRPPTATLDVLPWDRPAIAFSANEPLRNRHFKTPQLAQSGLDAIESRTPVLGNEDIVLSIASAERPMEYFYRNTGGDELLFVHTGSGIIESQFGELAYRAHDYLVIPTGTTYRVVPASPTRMLVHESRGSVTIPRRYRNEFGQLEEQAPYYERDFRAPLLQAPVEAQGQYEVRVTNGGRNAIYIVQNHPCDVVGWDGYCYPYAFNLEEFMPITGKLHQPPPAHATFEAPGAAFCAFVPRLFDYHPLAIPVPYNHSSVDCDEVLYYVSGNFMSRRGVEEGSITLHAAGAPHGPQPGAVESSLGKTSTDEIAVMVDTFRPLQLTQAALRSEDPAYFRSWIETSSAV encoded by the coding sequence ATGCCCTCGTATCTTCGGGAAGGCCGCGTCCCGCATAAGCGCCACATTCAATTCCGACGCCCCGACGGCGGCCTCTACGCCGAAGAGCTCTTCTCAACCAAAGGGTTCGAGAGCGTCTACTCGCTGCTCTATCACCTCCGGCCGCCGACCGCGACGCTCGACGTACTTCCCTGGGATCGCCCGGCGATTGCCTTCTCGGCGAACGAGCCGCTGCGCAACCGCCACTTCAAGACGCCGCAGCTTGCGCAGTCCGGGCTCGATGCCATCGAATCGCGCACGCCGGTGCTTGGTAACGAGGATATCGTCCTTTCGATTGCGAGCGCCGAGCGCCCGATGGAATACTTTTATCGCAATACCGGGGGCGACGAGCTACTCTTCGTCCACACCGGCTCCGGAATCATCGAAAGCCAGTTCGGCGAGCTCGCCTATCGCGCGCATGACTATCTCGTGATACCGACCGGAACGACCTACCGGGTCGTTCCAGCCTCGCCGACCCGGATGCTCGTTCACGAGTCGCGGGGCAGCGTGACGATTCCGCGCCGCTACCGCAATGAGTTCGGACAACTCGAGGAGCAGGCGCCGTACTACGAACGCGACTTTCGAGCGCCGCTGCTGCAGGCCCCGGTTGAGGCGCAAGGCCAGTACGAGGTGCGCGTTACCAACGGTGGACGCAACGCGATTTACATCGTGCAGAATCATCCGTGCGACGTGGTCGGCTGGGACGGCTACTGTTACCCCTACGCTTTCAACCTCGAAGAGTTCATGCCGATCACTGGCAAGCTCCATCAGCCGCCGCCGGCGCACGCAACCTTCGAAGCGCCCGGCGCCGCGTTCTGCGCGTTCGTGCCGCGGCTCTTCGATTATCACCCGCTCGCGATTCCGGTGCCGTACAATCATTCGAGCGTCGACTGCGACGAAGTACTCTATTACGTCAGCGGAAATTTCATGAGCCGGCGAGGGGTCGAAGAGGGCTCGATCACTCTGCATGCCGCGGGCGCGCCGCACGGCCCGCAGCCCGGCGCCGTCGAGTCGAGCCTCGGGAAAACGTCGACCGACGAGATCGCGGTGATGGTCGATACGTTCCGGCCGCTGCAGCTTACGCAGGCCGCGCTTCGCTCCGAAGATCCGGCGTACTTCCGTTCGTGGATCGAGACGTCCAGCGCCGTCTAG
- the fahA gene encoding fumarylacetoacetase has translation MSPGDTTDQRLESWIEVAPESDFPIQNLPFGVFEKRGVARIGVAIGDLILDLRELAETAMLDDLCERELLTAAVLNPLLAAGASVWGPLRERLSQLLRAGGDPRLARLDREAFFARRDSAEMRVPMEIGDYVDFYSSLEHATNLGRLFRPNAEPLMPNWRWLPVGYHGRSSSIVIDGTQVRRPQGQRKAPNEDAPDYGPSRRLDIELEVGFVMGPGNRLGTPIPSADAREHIFGLVLVNDWSARDIQAWEYQPLGPFLGKSFATTISPWIVTLDALEPFRVAGPVQEPAPLPYLKTEGPWAYDISLAVDLQSDGMRERGTAAQTISRTTFRDMYWSIAQQLAHATSNGAVARPGDLFASGTISGSQGASQGSFIELSWNGERPISLGGGESRAFLQDGDEVTLRGWCERPGARRIGFGRARGRVRPS, from the coding sequence ATGAGCCCAGGCGACACGACCGACCAACGGCTCGAATCCTGGATCGAAGTTGCACCCGAGAGCGACTTTCCGATTCAAAACCTTCCCTTCGGCGTCTTCGAAAAGCGCGGCGTCGCACGAATCGGTGTTGCGATCGGCGATCTAATCCTCGACCTGCGCGAACTCGCCGAGACCGCAATGCTCGACGACCTCTGCGAGCGGGAGCTGCTGACGGCCGCGGTTCTCAATCCGCTGCTGGCTGCAGGGGCGAGCGTCTGGGGGCCGCTGCGGGAGCGGCTCTCGCAGCTGCTGCGCGCCGGAGGCGATCCGCGTCTAGCCCGGTTGGATCGAGAAGCATTTTTTGCGCGTCGCGATTCGGCCGAGATGCGCGTGCCGATGGAGATCGGCGACTACGTCGACTTCTACTCGTCGCTCGAGCACGCAACGAACTTGGGACGCCTCTTTCGACCCAACGCCGAGCCGCTGATGCCGAACTGGCGCTGGCTGCCGGTTGGGTATCACGGGCGCTCGAGCAGCATCGTCATCGACGGCACGCAGGTTCGCCGTCCGCAGGGACAACGCAAGGCCCCCAACGAGGACGCCCCCGACTACGGGCCGAGCCGGCGGCTCGATATCGAACTCGAGGTGGGCTTCGTTATGGGTCCGGGCAATCGCTTGGGCACCCCAATTCCGTCTGCTGACGCGCGCGAGCATATTTTTGGCCTGGTGCTCGTCAACGACTGGAGCGCGCGCGATATTCAGGCTTGGGAGTATCAGCCGCTGGGGCCATTCCTGGGCAAGTCGTTCGCGACGACGATTTCGCCGTGGATCGTTACGCTCGACGCGCTCGAGCCGTTTCGCGTTGCAGGGCCGGTACAAGAGCCGGCACCGCTTCCGTACCTTAAGACGGAGGGTCCCTGGGCCTACGATATCTCCCTCGCGGTCGATCTGCAGAGCGATGGCATGCGCGAGCGTGGCACTGCTGCGCAAACGATCTCCCGGACGACGTTCCGCGACATGTACTGGAGCATCGCGCAGCAGCTCGCGCACGCAACCTCCAACGGTGCCGTCGCGCGACCGGGAGATCTGTTTGCCTCGGGAACGATCAGCGGCTCGCAAGGCGCGAGTCAGGGCAGCTTTATCGAGCTCTCATGGAACGGCGAGCGCCCGATCTCACTGGGGGGCGGCGAGAGCCGCGCTTTTTTGCAAGACGGCGACGAGGTTACGCTGCGCGGCTGGTGCGAGCGTCCCGGAGCACGCCGCATCGGATTCGGCCGCGCTCGCGGGCGAGTGAGGCCCAGCTAG
- the hppD gene encoding 4-hydroxyphenylpyruvate dioxygenase — protein MSTITEARSNPLAQIDWDYVEFYVGNAKQAAHFYMSAFGFEQIAYAGPETGVRDRVSYLLQQNKLRFVLTASLQPDDEIARHVALHGDGIKDIAILVEDANAAFEMAVRGGARVVAPPEVLEDASGRIVRAAIATYGDTVHSFIARDGYRGVFAPGFVEAPRRIAGTQKPGLLFIDHCVGNVGWGEMDAWGDFYARVFGFSQLVSFDDKDISTEFTALRSKVMTDPRHQVKFPINEPAQGKKKSQIEEYLDFYHGAGVQHMAIRTDDIAETIRALKANGVEFLDTPDSYYEMLQERVGTIDEAIETLRELRILVDRDDMGYMLQIFTKPLQDRPTVFFEIIQRKGSLSFGKGNFKALFVSIEREQEKRGTL, from the coding sequence ATGAGCACAATCACCGAGGCCCGCAGCAACCCGCTAGCGCAGATCGATTGGGACTACGTCGAATTCTACGTCGGGAACGCCAAGCAGGCCGCGCACTTCTATATGTCGGCCTTCGGCTTCGAGCAAATCGCCTACGCCGGACCGGAGACCGGCGTCCGCGATCGCGTCAGCTATCTTCTGCAGCAGAACAAGCTGCGCTTCGTCCTGACCGCGAGCCTCCAGCCGGACGACGAGATCGCCCGTCACGTGGCCCTGCATGGCGACGGCATCAAAGATATCGCGATTCTCGTCGAGGACGCGAATGCCGCCTTCGAGATGGCGGTCCGCGGCGGTGCCCGCGTCGTCGCCCCGCCCGAAGTCCTTGAAGATGCAAGCGGACGCATCGTTCGCGCTGCGATCGCAACCTATGGCGACACGGTGCATTCGTTCATTGCACGCGACGGGTATCGCGGCGTCTTCGCCCCCGGATTCGTCGAAGCGCCTCGCCGCATCGCCGGCACCCAGAAGCCCGGCCTGCTCTTCATCGATCACTGCGTCGGCAACGTCGGCTGGGGCGAGATGGACGCCTGGGGCGATTTCTACGCACGCGTCTTCGGCTTCTCGCAACTCGTCTCGTTCGACGACAAAGACATCTCGACCGAGTTCACGGCGCTGCGTTCCAAGGTGATGACCGATCCGCGCCATCAGGTGAAGTTTCCGATCAACGAGCCTGCCCAGGGCAAAAAGAAATCGCAGATCGAGGAGTATCTCGACTTCTACCACGGCGCCGGCGTCCAGCACATGGCGATCCGCACCGACGACATCGCCGAAACGATCCGCGCGCTCAAAGCCAACGGCGTCGAATTCCTCGACACCCCGGATTCGTATTACGAGATGCTCCAAGAACGGGTTGGTACGATCGACGAAGCGATCGAGACGCTGCGCGAGCTGCGGATCCTCGTCGACCGCGACGACATGGGCTACATGCTGCAGATCTTCACCAAGCCGCTGCAGGACCGGCCGACCGTCTTCTTCGAGATCATCCAGCGCAAGGGCAGCCTCTCCTTCGGCAAAGGCAACTTCAAAGCGCTCTTCGTTTCGATCGAGCGAGAACAGGAAAAACGGGGAACGCTCTAG